A stretch of Orientia tsutsugamushi DNA encodes these proteins:
- a CDS encoding IS5 family transposase (programmed frameshift): MKLDQIKELKDEKFRRLTGVRKRTFSKMVDILRKADGLKKSKGGRKNKLNLEEQLLMVLEYLREYRTYFHIGQNYGISESSAYKAVKWVEDTLVKHANFALPGRKALMKSDMNYEVVLIDDTESPIERPKKKQKFYYSGKKKRHTLKTQIVVDKKTRQVICTDFSNGKKHDFRLFKKSKILIHPKVKVITDTGYQGIQKIHNNSELPKKKSKKNPLTKNDKKNNHRLAGARVVNENVIGMLKRFKIIADKYRNRRKRFSLRFNLISGIYNFELP, from the exons ATGAAATTAGATCAGATTAAAGAGTTAAAGGATGAAAAATTTCGTCGATTAACAGGAGTAAGGAAGAGGACATTTTCAAAGATGGTGGATATTTTGAGGAAAGCTGATGGTCTTAAGAAATCAAAAGGTGGACGTAAAAATAAGCTCAATTTGGAGGAACAGTTGCTGATGGTGTTAGAATACCTTAGAGAATACCGTACTTATTTCCATATAGGTCAGAACTATGGAATTAGTGAAAGTTCAGCATATAAAGCTGTAAAATGGGTAGAAGACACCCTAGTTAAACACGCAAACTTTGCTCTTCCAGGCCGTAAAGCTTTAATGAAGAGTGATATGAATTATGAAGTAGTCTTGATTGATGATACTGAGAGTCCTATAGAAAGACCTA AAAAAAAACAAAAATTCTATTATTCAGGAAAGAAGAAAAGGCATACACTAAAAACTCAAATAGTGGTAGATAAGAAAACGCGCCAAGTAATATGTACAGATTTTTCTAACGGTAAAAAACATGACTTTAGATTATTTAAGAAATCCAAAATTCTTATCCATCCTAAGGTAAAAGTGATTACTGATACAGGATATCAAGGCATACAAAAAATTCACAATAATTCTGAATTACCAAAGAAAAAAAGCAAGAAAAATCCTTTAACTAAAAATGATAAAAAGAATAATCATAGGTTAGCAGGAGCAAGAGTTGTGAATGAAAACGTTATTGGTATGCTAAAACGCTTCAAAATTATTGCTGACAAATATCGAAATAGACGTAAAAGATTCTCTCTTAGATTTAATTTGATCTCTGGCATTTATAATTTTGAACTACCTTAA
- a CDS encoding IS5 family transposase (programmed frameshift): MKLDQIKELKDEKFRRLTGVRKRTFSKMVDILRKADGLKKSKGGRKNKLNLEEQLLMVLEYLREYRTYFHIGQNYRISESSAYKAVKWVEDSLVKHQNFALPGRKALMKSDMNYEVVLIDDTESPIERPKKKQKFYYSGKKKRHTLKTQIVVDKKTRQVICTDFSNGKKHDFRLFKKSKILIHPKVKVITDTGYQGIQKIHNNSELPKKKSKKNPLTKNDKKNNHRLAVARVVNENVIGILKRFKIIADKYRNRRKRFSLRFNLISGIYNFELP; encoded by the exons ATGAAATTAGATCAGATAAAAGAGTTAAAGGATGAAAAATTTCGTCGATTAACAGGAGTAAGGAAGAGGACATTTTCAAAGATGGTGGATATTTTGAGGAAAGCTGATGGTCTTAAGAAATCAAAAGGTGGACGTAAAAATAAGCTCAATTTGGAGGAACAGTTGCTGATGGTGTTAGAATACCTTAGAGAATACCGTACTTATTTCCATATAGGTCAGAACTATCGAATTAGTGAAAGTTCAGCATATAAAGCTGTAAAATGGGTAGAAGACAGCCTAGTTAAACACCAAAACTTTGCTCTTCCAGGCCGTAAAGCTTTAATGAAGAGTGATATGAATTATGAAGTAGTCTTGATTGATGATACTGAGAGTCCTATAGAAAGACCTA AAAAAAAACAAAAATTCTATTATTCAGGAAAGAAGAAAAGGCATACACTAAAAACTCAAATAGTGGTAGATAAGAAAACGCGCCAAGTAATATGTACAGATTTTTCTAACGGTAAAAAACATGACTTTAGATTATTTAAGAAATCCAAAATTCTTATCCATCCTAAGGTAAAAGTGATTACTGATACAGGATATCAAGGCATACAAAAAATTCACAATAATTCTGAATTACCAAAGAAAAAAAGCAAGAAAAATCCTTTAACTAAAAATGATAAAAAGAATAATCATAGGTTAGCAGTAGCAAGAGTTGTGAATGAAAACGTTATTGGTATACTAAAACGCTTCAAAATTATTGCTGACAAATATCGAAATAGACGTAAAAGATTCTCTCTTAGATTTAATTTGATCTCTGGCATTTATAATTTTGAACTACCTTAA
- a CDS encoding L-threonylcarbamoyladenylate synthase, with protein MLANMNSNNNDINIAAQFIDQGKLVIFPTETVYGIGADATNDNACQSIYKIKNRPMNNPLIIHVSNIQAAQTIGIFNNLAIKLATLWPGPISLVVPLNQSAGISRTATANLDTVAIRIPSHKVALMLLQLTQKPIAAPSANPSGYLSPTTYQHANIHFQNSPNTFILKGAQSTYGLESTIIDTTTDRPRILRHGFITTEIIKTITGQNPIIAEKHNKLLKAPGMMLKHYSPITKIRLNATKLLPKEVGLNYGPNTLTGKYCLNLSPNSNLMNAAANLYHMLHQLDNYAQNPINEVETIAIAQIPNIGIGIAINDKLNRASSY; from the coding sequence ATGCTAGCCAATATGAACAGTAATAATAATGATATAAATATTGCTGCACAATTTATTGACCAAGGGAAATTAGTTATATTCCCTACTGAAACAGTGTATGGCATAGGAGCTGATGCAACTAATGACAATGCTTGTCAAAGCATTTATAAAATCAAAAACAGACCAATGAATAATCCATTAATTATTCATGTCAGCAATATACAAGCTGCCCAAACTATAGGCATATTTAATAATCTTGCTATTAAACTAGCAACCTTATGGCCAGGCCCAATTAGCTTAGTTGTACCACTTAATCAATCAGCAGGAATTAGCAGAACAGCAACAGCAAATCTTGATACTGTAGCAATTAGAATTCCATCTCATAAGGTAGCTCTCATGTTGCTACAGTTAACACAAAAACCTATAGCTGCTCCAAGCGCAAACCCATCAGGCTATCTCAGCCCTACTACCTATCAACATGCCAATATCCATTTCCAAAATTCTCCAAACACATTCATTCTTAAAGGCGCTCAATCAACTTATGGATTAGAATCTACCATAATTGATACTACTACTGACAGACCAAGAATATTACGCCATGGATTCATTACAACAGAAATAATAAAGACTATTACTGGACAAAACCCTATTATAGCAGAAAAACATAATAAGCTTTTAAAAGCTCCAGGAATGATGTTAAAGCATTATTCTCCTATTACTAAAATTAGGTTAAATGCAACAAAGCTTCTTCCAAAAGAAGTAGGATTAAATTATGGACCTAATACTCTAACTGGAAAATACTGCCTAAATCTTAGCCCAAACAGCAATTTGATGAATGCAGCAGCAAACTTATATCATATGCTTCATCAACTTGACAACTATGCACAAAATCCTATCAATGAGGTTGAGACTATCGCCATAGCTCAAATACCAAATATAGGCATAGGAATTGCTATCAATGACAAGCTTAATCGCGCAAGCTCATATTAA
- the glyS gene encoding glycine--tRNA ligase subunit beta, producing MHSYSLILELYSEEIPAKMQKKAELAFQEIFTKNFKLANISFNHLKVYIGPCRVVLYTAFSSKELAAKAIEHKGPKVGAKKSAVEGFCKAKSILSKDLTIKTFNNQQFYVYTHVTPTQPIKDLLPEIILNSVKEYTWPKSMKWGNYQINWVRPLRNILCMFNDEELKISWHHLTSNNKSFGHKFMSPNSFTVSTWQDYTNNLRDNFVILDRSERQAIILNSLEKTCKTLGITLNYNDKLLDEVTGLVEYPIVLYGTIPSEFLRLPEEIIITSVQTHQKYFTTKDYNNKLAPYFLFVTNINTEDYSNIIKGNEKVLSSRLSDAIYFFNQDCQFTLLSKLEKLKKVVFHTKLGSIFDKVQRIKKICHKLAPDDQELAIAAELCKSDLVSEVVQEFPNLQGIMGKYYALNDKLSPAVANIIGNHYYPTGIEDEVPNGKAAILALADKLDNLTSLYLAGERATSSKDPFALRRCAFSIARIILTNKIQVKLLDLLTFIYQLHDIYTNELATEVLLFIKDKTKNLLNAKFNHLLVEAIFQQNNYDDLTELELRMNILDHFLTSTKGQNFIQSYKRAYNIIKDEEIHQAKIDVCKLLTKQETILYQQAMDAKVRQLSTQFSAENFTSALDQLSNLSTPIAEFLNNVTVNTTDQYLTYNRKLILQYVVEFCNNIAPFYKVIEHYASQYEQ from the coding sequence ATGCATAGTTACAGTTTAATATTAGAACTCTACTCTGAGGAAATTCCAGCTAAAATGCAAAAAAAAGCTGAATTAGCATTTCAAGAAATTTTTACTAAAAATTTCAAATTAGCTAATATTAGTTTTAATCACTTAAAAGTATATATAGGCCCATGCAGAGTTGTTCTATATACAGCCTTTAGCAGCAAAGAACTAGCCGCTAAAGCAATTGAACATAAAGGCCCTAAAGTCGGAGCAAAAAAATCAGCTGTTGAAGGATTTTGCAAAGCCAAGTCTATTCTAAGCAAGGATTTAACCATAAAAACATTTAATAATCAGCAGTTCTACGTTTATACTCATGTTACTCCAACTCAACCTATTAAAGATCTATTACCAGAAATCATATTAAACTCCGTTAAAGAATACACTTGGCCAAAATCAATGAAATGGGGGAATTATCAGATTAATTGGGTTAGACCACTTAGAAACATTTTATGCATGTTCAATGACGAAGAACTAAAAATCAGCTGGCATCATCTAACATCAAATAATAAAAGCTTTGGACATAAATTCATGAGTCCAAATAGCTTTACTGTCAGCACCTGGCAAGATTATACTAATAATTTAAGAGATAATTTTGTCATATTAGATAGATCAGAACGGCAAGCTATTATACTTAATTCCTTAGAAAAAACATGCAAAACTCTAGGCATTACCTTAAATTACAATGATAAATTACTTGATGAAGTTACTGGTTTAGTTGAATACCCTATCGTATTATATGGTACAATACCTAGTGAGTTTCTTAGATTACCAGAAGAAATCATCATCACTTCTGTACAAACTCATCAAAAATATTTCACTACAAAAGATTATAACAATAAACTAGCTCCATATTTTTTATTTGTTACCAATATCAATACTGAAGATTATAGCAATATTATCAAAGGAAATGAAAAAGTCTTATCATCTCGTCTCTCTGATGCTATATACTTTTTTAATCAAGATTGTCAATTTACATTGCTTAGTAAATTAGAAAAACTAAAAAAAGTAGTCTTTCACACTAAACTTGGCAGTATATTTGATAAAGTTCAGAGAATAAAAAAAATATGCCATAAGCTTGCACCTGATGATCAAGAACTAGCCATTGCAGCTGAACTGTGTAAATCAGATTTAGTCTCAGAAGTTGTACAAGAATTCCCTAATCTACAGGGAATAATGGGAAAATACTATGCTTTAAATGACAAACTGAGCCCTGCAGTCGCTAATATAATCGGCAACCACTACTATCCTACTGGAATTGAAGATGAAGTACCTAATGGTAAGGCAGCAATTCTTGCTTTAGCTGACAAGCTTGATAATTTAACTAGCCTATATTTAGCAGGAGAGCGCGCTACTAGCTCAAAAGATCCATTTGCATTACGTAGATGCGCTTTTTCTATCGCTAGAATAATTTTAACTAATAAAATACAAGTAAAATTATTAGATTTATTAACTTTCATTTATCAACTTCATGATATTTATACTAATGAGCTAGCAACCGAAGTACTACTATTCATAAAAGATAAAACAAAAAATTTACTTAATGCAAAATTTAATCATTTGTTAGTCGAAGCTATATTTCAGCAAAACAACTATGATGATCTTACTGAGTTAGAATTAAGAATGAATATTCTTGATCATTTTTTAACCTCCACTAAAGGTCAAAACTTTATACAATCATATAAAAGAGCGTATAATATCATTAAAGATGAAGAAATTCATCAAGCAAAAATAGATGTTTGCAAATTATTAACTAAACAAGAAACCATCCTATATCAGCAAGCTATGGATGCAAAAGTTAGACAATTATCTACTCAATTTTCAGCTGAAAATTTCACTTCAGCTCTTGATCAATTATCAAATCTTAGCACACCAATTGCAGAATTTTTAAACAATGTTACTGTTAACACTACTGATCAGTATCTTACTTATAATCGCAAGCTTATATTACAATATGTAGTGGAGTTTTGCAATAATATAGCCCCATTTTACAAAGTAATAGAACATTATGCTAGCCAATATGAACAGTAA
- a CDS encoding glycine--tRNA ligase subunit alpha has translation MNKLSFQQIIMHLQQFWSNQGCAILQPYDVEIGAGTFHPATAIKLLGQAQWRAAYVQPSRRPTDSRYGSHPNRLQQYYQFQVIIKPSPDNIQALYLHSLEYLNIKTQTNDIRFVEDDWQSPTLGASGLGWEVWCNGMEISQITYLQQIASIECNPIPIEITYGLERLAMYIQEVDDIKLLNWNNQSGELALTYQMVNMENERQFSAYNLEYANTNILFKQFEEAEQQCQDLVKQNLPLPAYDFCLKASHLFNLLDSRGVIGVTQRTNYIARIRTLAQTVCNQYIKNLNISNA, from the coding sequence ATGAACAAGCTTTCTTTTCAACAAATAATAATGCACCTGCAGCAATTCTGGAGCAATCAAGGCTGTGCTATATTGCAACCATATGACGTTGAAATTGGCGCAGGAACTTTTCATCCTGCAACAGCAATAAAATTGCTAGGGCAAGCCCAATGGCGTGCAGCATATGTTCAGCCATCCAGGCGACCAACAGATAGTAGATATGGCAGCCACCCTAATCGTTTACAGCAATACTACCAGTTTCAAGTCATAATTAAGCCATCTCCAGATAATATTCAAGCTCTTTACTTACATAGCTTAGAATATCTCAACATAAAAACTCAAACTAATGATATTAGATTTGTAGAAGATGACTGGCAATCCCCTACCCTAGGAGCCTCAGGCTTAGGCTGGGAAGTATGGTGTAATGGAATGGAAATTTCTCAGATTACTTACTTACAACAAATAGCTAGCATAGAATGCAATCCAATACCTATAGAAATCACTTATGGACTTGAACGATTAGCAATGTACATACAGGAAGTCGATGATATTAAACTACTAAATTGGAATAATCAATCAGGAGAACTAGCTTTAACATATCAAATGGTTAACATGGAGAATGAACGGCAATTTTCTGCTTATAACCTTGAATACGCCAACACAAATATATTGTTTAAACAATTTGAAGAAGCTGAACAACAATGCCAAGATTTAGTCAAGCAAAATCTTCCTCTACCAGCATATGATTTCTGTTTAAAAGCTAGCCACTTATTTAATCTACTTGATAGCAGAGGAGTAATCGGAGTTACTCAACGCACTAATTATATCGCTAGAATACGAACACTAGCTCAAACAGTATGTAATCAATATATAAAAAATCTTAATATATCAAATGCATAG
- the tsa56 gene encoding type-specific antigen TSA56 — protein sequence MKKIMLIASAMSALSLPFSASAIELGEEGLECGPYAKVGVVGGMITGVESARLDPADAEGKKHLSLTNGLPFGGTLAAGMTIAPGFRAEIGVMYLTNITAQVEEGKVKADSVGETKADSVGGKDAPIRKRFKLTPPQPTIMPISIADRDFGIDIPNIPQQQAQAAQPQLNDEQRAAARIAWLKNCAGIDYRVKNPNDPNGPMVINPILLNIPQGNPNPVGNPPQRANPPAGFAIHNHEQWRHLVVGLAALSNANKPSASPVKVLSDKITQIYSDIKPFADIAGIDVPDTSLPNSASVEQIQNKMQELNDLLEELRESFDGYLGGNAFANQIQLNFVMPQQAQQQGQGQQQQAQATAQEAVAAAAVRLLNGNDQIAQLYKDLVKLQRHAGIKKAMEKLAAQQEEDAKNQGEGDCKQQQGTSEKSKKGKDKEAEFDLSMIVGQVKLYADVMITESVSIYAGVGAGLAYTSGKIDNKDIKGHTGMVASGALGVAINAAEGVYVDIEGSYMYSFSKIEEKYSINPLMASVSVRYNF from the coding sequence ATGAAAAAAATTATGTTAATTGCTAGTGCAATGTCTGCGTTGTCGTTGCCATTTTCAGCTAGTGCAATAGAATTGGGGGAAGAAGGATTAGAGTGTGGTCCTTATGCTAAAGTTGGAGTTGTTGGAGGAATGATTACTGGCGTAGAATCTGCTCGCTTGGATCCAGCTGATGCTGAAGGCAAAAAACACTTGTCATTAACAAATGGGCTGCCATTTGGTGGAACGTTGGCTGCAGGTATGACAATCGCTCCAGGATTTAGAGCAGAGATAGGTGTTATGTACCTTACAAATATAACTGCTCAGGTTGAAGAAGGTAAAGTTAAGGCAGATTCTGTAGGTGAGACAAAGGCAGATTCTGTAGGTGGGAAAGATGCTCCTATACGTAAGCGGTTTAAACTTACACCTCCTCAGCCTACTATAATGCCTATAAGTATAGCTGATCGTGACTTTGGGATTGATATTCCTAACATACCTCAGCAGCAAGCACAAGCGGCGCAGCCTCAGCTTAATGATGAGCAACGTGCTGCAGCTAGGATCGCTTGGTTAAAGAATTGTGCTGGTATTGACTATAGGGTAAAAAACCCTAATGATCCTAATGGGCCTATGGTTATAAATCCGATATTGTTAAATATTCCACAGGGTAACCCTAATCCTGTTGGAAATCCACCGCAGCGAGCAAATCCGCCTGCAGGTTTTGCGATACATAACCATGAGCAATGGAGGCATTTGGTAGTTGGGCTTGCTGCATTATCAAATGCTAATAAACCTAGCGCTTCTCCTGTCAAAGTATTAAGTGATAAAATTACTCAGATATATAGTGATATAAAGCCATTTGCTGATATAGCTGGTATTGATGTTCCTGATACTAGTTTGCCTAATAGTGCATCTGTCGAACAGATACAGAATAAAATGCAAGAATTAAACGATCTATTGGAAGAGCTCAGAGAATCTTTTGATGGGTATCTTGGTGGTAATGCTTTTGCTAATCAGATACAGTTGAATTTTGTCATGCCGCAGCAAGCACAGCAGCAGGGGCAAGGGCAGCAACAGCAAGCTCAAGCTACAGCGCAAGAAGCAGTAGCAGCAGCAGCTGTTAGGCTTTTAAATGGCAATGATCAGATTGCGCAGTTATATAAAGATCTTGTTAAATTGCAGCGTCATGCAGGAATTAAGAAAGCGATGGAAAAATTAGCTGCCCAACAAGAAGAAGATGCAAAGAATCAAGGTGAAGGTGACTGCAAGCAGCAACAAGGAACATCTGAAAAATCTAAAAAAGGAAAAGACAAAGAGGCAGAGTTTGATCTGAGTATGATTGTCGGCCAAGTTAAACTCTATGCTGACGTAATGATAACTGAATCAGTCTCAATATATGCTGGTGTTGGTGCAGGGTTAGCTTATACTTCTGGAAAAATAGATAATAAGGATATTAAAGGGCATACAGGCATGGTTGCATCAGGAGCACTTGGTGTAGCAATTAATGCTGCTGAAGGTGTGTATGTGGACATAGAAGGTAGTTATATGTACTCATTCAGTAAAATAGAAGAGAAGTATTCAATAAATCCTCTTATGGCAAGTGTAAGTGTACGCTATAACTTCTAG
- a CDS encoding outer membrane protein, with protein sequence MSKIKKVIISAITALSALSSSSLVHANNSSEYLEYLEYNYYAKVSAIGLMPTNWESHFKNKELEFNKFPFGIGGSLGAYVNRYFRTEVGAMWLFDITTKPEKSVSNSQKEQQQAGDNDLDNNNSNHKLDSGLSLNSGVVALRGYLDLIKLGPVSIFVGGGAGASYTGGTIEQHKIDYKVGFYKEAIAGISAEVIDEVHLDVEYKYMWIGSITGEDVKDKPYGDFKQYDLNGHSLSLSIRFSF encoded by the coding sequence ATGAGTAAAATAAAAAAAGTAATAATAAGTGCTATTACTGCGCTTTCTGCATTATCAAGTTCATCTTTAGTACATGCTAATAATTCATCAGAATATTTAGAATATTTAGAATATAATTATTATGCTAAGGTTAGCGCGATTGGATTAATGCCAACCAATTGGGAATCTCATTTTAAAAATAAAGAGCTTGAGTTTAACAAATTTCCATTTGGAATAGGTGGAAGTTTAGGGGCTTATGTAAATCGATATTTTAGGACAGAAGTTGGTGCTATGTGGCTCTTTGATATTACAACTAAACCAGAGAAAAGTGTAAGTAATTCACAGAAAGAGCAACAACAAGCTGGCGATAATGACTTAGATAATAATAATTCTAATCATAAGTTAGATAGCGGATTGTCTCTTAATTCTGGAGTTGTAGCATTAAGGGGTTATCTTGATTTAATTAAATTAGGTCCAGTTTCAATTTTTGTTGGTGGAGGTGCTGGGGCCTCATATACTGGTGGTACAATAGAGCAGCATAAAATAGATTATAAAGTTGGTTTCTATAAAGAAGCTATAGCTGGTATATCAGCTGAAGTAATTGATGAAGTGCACTTAGATGTTGAATATAAGTATATGTGGATAGGAAGCATTACAGGCGAAGATGTGAAAGATAAGCCATATGGTGACTTTAAGCAGTATGACCTTAATGGGCATTCTTTATCACTTAGTATTAGATTTAGCTTTTAA
- the murC gene encoding UDP-N-acetylmuramate--L-alanine ligase yields MTLLANRRLKSNFGIVHIIGIGGIGMSGIAEIMYNLGYKIRGSDLTSNVNTKRLKLLGVEVLHEHNANNINGAGIVVISSAIKHNNPEYQAAISAKIPIISRAEMLAELMRSKTAIAISGSHGKTTTTALIACMFEAYGLHPTVITGGIMNNKSTNAYLGDGDYFIAEADESDATFIKIPATIAVITNIDVEHLDFYKNFDNLISAFRKFIINLPYDGFAVACIDDITVQNLIAKITSRKIITYGIDSKNAHIQAFNINTDNGYSTYDVRIKAYNFHNEVIITQVTLPALGKHNILNSLAAIAIAVELNLDLNIIKDGFKNFKGIARRFTKIGEYNNITVIDDYAHHPAEIIATIDTARCIADKQQGRVIAVFQPHRYSRLKQLFSEFTHCFQLVDQLYISQIYDAGEQETYNLSHISLVNAIKSYYRSLYVMPINNLDDLSQIIYRQVKPYDIILLMGAGDITKFAAILLQQLKELLKHDVYSDITTKS; encoded by the coding sequence ATGACATTGTTAGCAAATCGAAGACTTAAAAGTAATTTTGGTATTGTGCACATTATTGGTATCGGTGGTATAGGTATGAGTGGTATCGCAGAAATAATGTACAATCTAGGTTATAAGATTAGAGGATCAGATCTGACTAGTAATGTTAATACTAAAAGATTGAAATTGCTAGGTGTTGAAGTATTACATGAGCATAACGCTAATAATATTAATGGAGCAGGGATTGTAGTTATATCTTCTGCTATAAAACACAATAACCCTGAATATCAAGCTGCAATCTCAGCAAAAATACCAATAATATCTAGAGCAGAGATGTTAGCTGAGCTGATGAGATCAAAAACTGCTATAGCAATTTCAGGATCTCACGGCAAAACTACTACAACAGCATTGATTGCTTGCATGTTTGAAGCATATGGGTTACATCCTACAGTTATTACTGGTGGAATTATGAATAATAAGTCTACAAATGCTTATTTAGGTGATGGTGATTATTTCATTGCTGAAGCTGATGAATCAGATGCAACTTTTATTAAAATTCCTGCAACGATTGCTGTTATTACTAATATTGATGTTGAGCATTTAGATTTTTATAAAAATTTTGATAATTTGATTAGTGCTTTTCGTAAATTTATTATTAATTTACCATATGACGGTTTTGCAGTAGCTTGTATTGATGATATTACAGTACAAAATTTAATAGCTAAAATTACATCTAGAAAGATTATTACTTATGGTATTGATTCTAAGAATGCACATATTCAGGCATTTAATATTAATACTGATAATGGTTATTCAACCTATGATGTTAGAATTAAAGCATATAATTTTCATAATGAAGTCATAATTACGCAAGTTACTTTACCAGCTTTAGGTAAGCATAACATTCTCAATTCACTAGCTGCAATAGCTATTGCTGTAGAGCTAAACTTAGACTTAAATATTATTAAGGATGGATTTAAAAATTTTAAAGGTATTGCGAGGCGCTTTACAAAGATCGGAGAGTATAATAACATTACCGTTATTGATGACTATGCTCACCATCCTGCAGAAATTATAGCAACAATTGATACAGCAAGATGTATTGCAGATAAGCAGCAGGGAAGGGTTATAGCTGTATTTCAACCGCATCGTTACTCTAGACTAAAACAGTTATTTTCAGAGTTTACTCATTGCTTTCAACTTGTAGATCAACTATATATTTCGCAAATATATGATGCTGGAGAACAAGAAACATATAACTTATCTCATATTTCTTTAGTTAATGCTATTAAGAGTTATTATCGTAGCCTATATGTTATGCCTATAAATAATTTAGATGATTTGTCACAAATTATTTATAGGCAAGTTAAACCATATGATATTATTTTACTAATGGGAGCTGGAGATATTACTAAATTTGCAGCAATATTGCTACAGCAATTAAAAGAATTATTAAAGCACGATGTCTACAGTGATATCACTACCAAGAGTTAG
- the murB gene encoding UDP-N-acetylmuramate dehydrogenase, translating into MSTVISLPRVSGEYRKNFKLSQLTWFKVGGISQVFYKPKDEEDLSCFLKNLQSNIQITVLGAGSNLLIRDNGIDGVTIKLGRSFNEINFVKNNHYNIISVGAGTLNYDVAKFCLQHNLGGLEFLVGIPGTIGGGIAMNAGAYGQEFKDVVYSVEALDRSGNKHIFLSKDLNFEYRQCIVNGFLIFTKTNLICYNDSKTSISQKLQKIQTVRKLTQPINQKTAGSAFRNTNNYKAWQLIDKVGLRGHSIGGAQVSNLHCNFLINNGNATASDIENLGELIRKKVFDHTGITLEWEIKIVGKKSL; encoded by the coding sequence ATGTCTACAGTGATATCACTACCAAGAGTTAGTGGTGAATATAGAAAAAATTTCAAACTATCTCAACTGACTTGGTTTAAGGTTGGTGGAATTAGTCAAGTTTTTTATAAACCTAAAGATGAGGAGGATCTGTCTTGCTTTTTAAAAAATTTACAATCTAATATTCAAATTACAGTATTAGGAGCAGGATCAAATTTACTTATCAGAGATAATGGTATTGATGGTGTAACAATTAAATTAGGTAGAAGTTTTAATGAGATTAATTTTGTTAAAAATAATCACTATAATATTATTAGTGTTGGAGCTGGAACTTTAAACTATGATGTTGCAAAATTTTGTCTACAACATAACTTAGGTGGGTTAGAATTTTTAGTAGGAATACCTGGAACAATAGGTGGTGGAATTGCTATGAATGCTGGGGCTTATGGACAAGAATTTAAAGATGTTGTTTATTCTGTTGAGGCTTTAGATAGATCAGGTAATAAGCATATATTTTTATCCAAAGATTTAAACTTTGAATATAGGCAATGCATCGTGAATGGCTTTTTAATCTTTACAAAAACTAATCTCATTTGTTATAATGATAGTAAAACAAGTATTAGTCAAAAGCTACAAAAAATACAAACAGTTCGTAAATTAACGCAGCCAATTAACCAAAAAACTGCTGGTAGCGCTTTTCGTAATACTAACAACTATAAAGCTTGGCAGTTGATAGATAAGGTAGGATTACGTGGGCATAGTATTGGCGGGGCTCAAGTATCAAATCTACATTGCAATTTTTTAATTAATAATGGAAATGCTACCGCTAGCGATATTGAAAATCTAGGGGAGTTGATTCGTAAAAAGGTTTTTGACCATACTGGTATAACATTAGAATGGGAGATTAAAATTGTTGGGAAAAAAAGCCTATAG